A window of the Radiobacillus deserti genome harbors these coding sequences:
- a CDS encoding trans-sulfuration enzyme family protein — protein MKRFDTQTVHLSKKKSNTIDSKITPIYQTSAFKFKDLDDLESFYQGEKDYLYTRVGNPNTDELGHAVAQLEGAPSGVATSSGLSAILVGVLAVAKQGDHVLASTDIYGGTYQLLAHELSDFGIDVSFVNYEDLKEVEKNIRSNTKLLYSESVTNPLLRTESLKNVVELARKHDLKTMIDNTFATPYLCQPYLEGVDLVVHSATKYIGGHSDVTAGVLVGHEDIIAKARSKVVNLGTNLSPFEAWLTCRGLKTLSVRMERHVNNAQYLADSLKEHQAVDRVYYPKHVSERGNGAIVTIDITDSCDVDTFFKSLSWVNIVPTLAGVETTVSYPLSTSHRALPEEALKELGITKGLIRISVGIEDKEDIVKAFVDALDQSYMK, from the coding sequence ACAGACCGTTCATCTCTCGAAGAAAAAATCCAATACGATCGATAGTAAGATTACCCCTATCTATCAGACATCGGCTTTTAAATTTAAGGATCTCGATGACTTAGAAAGCTTCTATCAAGGGGAAAAAGACTATTTATATACACGTGTAGGGAATCCTAACACAGATGAATTGGGACATGCCGTTGCACAGTTAGAAGGAGCTCCAAGTGGTGTTGCAACATCCTCTGGGTTATCAGCTATCCTGGTTGGGGTTTTAGCGGTAGCTAAGCAAGGGGATCATGTATTAGCTTCTACGGATATTTATGGTGGCACCTATCAGTTACTTGCCCACGAATTATCTGATTTTGGAATTGATGTATCATTTGTAAACTATGAGGACTTGAAAGAAGTTGAAAAGAATATCCGTTCCAATACGAAGCTTCTGTATTCAGAGTCTGTTACTAATCCGTTGCTACGTACGGAATCCTTGAAGAATGTGGTCGAGCTAGCTCGTAAACATGACTTAAAAACAATGATTGATAACACGTTTGCTACTCCTTATTTATGTCAACCTTATTTAGAAGGCGTTGATCTCGTAGTTCATAGTGCAACAAAGTACATCGGGGGACATAGTGATGTTACGGCTGGAGTGCTTGTGGGACATGAAGATATAATTGCGAAGGCTAGATCCAAGGTTGTAAATCTTGGAACAAATCTTAGTCCATTTGAAGCATGGCTAACGTGTCGAGGGTTAAAAACACTAAGTGTAAGAATGGAGCGGCACGTAAACAACGCCCAGTATCTTGCGGATTCTTTGAAAGAACATCAAGCAGTGGACCGAGTGTATTATCCGAAACATGTATCAGAACGCGGGAATGGTGCAATTGTAACAATAGATATTACTGATTCATGTGATGTAGACACATTTTTTAAATCATTATCTTGGGTGAACATTGTTCCGACACTTGCTGGAGTTGAAACGACCGTTTCATATCCATTGTCCACTTCACATCGTGCATTACCGGAGGAGGCTTTGAAGGAATTGGGAATTACAAAGGGGCTGATTCGGATTTCTGTAGGCATTGAGGACAAAGAAGATATTGTAAAAGCGTTTGTGGATGCATTAGACCAATCTTATATGAAGTAA
- a CDS encoding zinc-dependent alcohol dehydrogenase yields the protein MKAVTYQGKYAVDVTQVPDPTIQDREDVIIRVTSTAICGSDLHLYQGNIPLPIGYSIGHEPMGIVEEVGPDVTKVKKGDRVVIPFTLACGHCPYCEAHLESQCDNANPHYDSGGYFGYSEKFGNLPGGQAEYLRVPYGNYTPFRVPDDCELEDNSLLFLSDVLPTAYWSVDNAGVKPGDTVIVLGCGPIGLMTQQFAWQRGAKRVIAVDYIKNRLELSKTSNKTEVFDFTEYEDMGEVLKEKTNGGADVVIDCVGMDGKKSPLEFVEQKLKLQGGTLGAIQIATKAVKKFGTVQLTGVYGGLYNMFPLGPFFQRNISIKMGQAPARAYMDKLYQQIINEEIDPTKIITHELPLERAAHAYDIFNRKDDNCVKVVLKP from the coding sequence ATGAAGGCTGTTACGTATCAAGGAAAATATGCTGTCGATGTCACACAAGTACCTGACCCAACCATACAAGATAGAGAAGATGTAATTATACGTGTGACATCAACGGCAATTTGCGGATCAGATTTGCACTTATACCAAGGAAATATACCTTTGCCGATTGGATATTCTATTGGGCACGAACCGATGGGAATTGTCGAAGAAGTTGGACCAGATGTAACGAAGGTTAAAAAAGGGGACCGTGTAGTTATTCCGTTTACACTAGCTTGTGGGCATTGTCCGTATTGTGAAGCGCATTTAGAAAGCCAATGTGATAATGCTAATCCACATTATGACTCAGGAGGTTATTTTGGATATTCTGAAAAATTTGGGAACCTCCCTGGTGGGCAAGCGGAATACTTGCGTGTTCCTTATGGGAATTATACGCCATTTAGAGTGCCGGATGATTGTGAGCTAGAAGACAATTCTTTATTGTTTTTGTCTGATGTGTTACCAACTGCTTATTGGAGTGTAGATAATGCTGGTGTTAAGCCTGGTGACACTGTTATTGTACTTGGCTGTGGCCCAATCGGCTTAATGACTCAGCAATTTGCTTGGCAAAGAGGTGCAAAACGGGTAATCGCCGTCGATTATATTAAAAATCGCTTGGAGCTATCTAAAACCTCTAACAAGACGGAAGTATTCGATTTTACAGAATATGAAGACATGGGAGAAGTGCTGAAGGAGAAGACAAATGGTGGAGCAGATGTCGTCATTGACTGTGTTGGGATGGATGGGAAAAAGTCGCCATTGGAGTTTGTGGAGCAAAAACTGAAATTACAAGGTGGAACGTTGGGAGCCATTCAGATAGCGACGAAGGCTGTGAAAAAATTTGGAACGGTGCAGTTAACTGGGGTATATGGAGGACTTTATAACATGTTCCCATTAGGCCCTTTCTTCCAACGGAACATTTCCATTAAGATGGGACAAGCTCCTGCACGAGCGTATATGGATAAGTTATATCAGCAGATTATTAACGAGGAAATTGATCCCACCAAAATTATTACACATGAGCTCCCATTAGAACGAGCTGCACATGCGTATGACATCTTTAATCGCAAAGATGATAACTGCGTGAAAGTAGTACTAAAACCATAA
- a CDS encoding C39 family peptidase, which translates to MASNGDLFIPLSYAQETLNYDVEAQETETGTNIYIEPFVENVPLPLDVPLQLQMADPMLYNGCEVTSLAMILQYHGYDVTKNDLAKEIPYVPLGYSNGQKGNPHEGFVGDMAQGPGLGVYHGPIHQLAKQYVGDRAIDVTGSTPEEMYSYLEQGLPVWVIITANFTPVGNMQTWETPQGPVNVTYSMHSVAVTGYDHQHVYINDPYGGKNKPVDRINFEKAWAQMGSQAVVITR; encoded by the coding sequence ATTGCATCAAACGGTGACTTATTTATTCCGTTAAGCTATGCTCAAGAAACATTAAATTATGACGTGGAAGCACAAGAAACAGAAACTGGCACAAATATATATATCGAACCATTTGTTGAGAATGTCCCGTTACCACTAGATGTTCCTTTACAATTACAAATGGCAGATCCAATGCTATATAATGGCTGTGAAGTAACAAGTTTGGCCATGATTTTGCAGTACCATGGGTATGATGTAACGAAAAACGATCTAGCAAAAGAAATCCCCTATGTTCCGTTAGGCTATTCCAATGGACAAAAAGGCAATCCACATGAAGGCTTTGTCGGAGATATGGCCCAAGGACCAGGACTTGGAGTTTACCACGGTCCGATTCATCAACTAGCTAAACAATATGTAGGTGATCGTGCAATAGATGTAACAGGATCTACACCAGAAGAGATGTATTCCTATCTAGAACAGGGCCTCCCAGTTTGGGTTATTATAACGGCTAACTTTACTCCAGTAGGTAATATGCAAACATGGGAGACTCCGCAAGGCCCAGTTAATGTTACGTATAGTATGCATAGTGTTGCCGTAACTGGTTACGATCATCAGCATGTGTACATCAATGATCCGTACGGTGGCAAAAATAAACCAGTGGACCGTATCAACTTTGAGAAAGCTTGGGCCCAAATGGGAAGTCAAGCAGTTGTAATCACAAGATAA
- the mug gene encoding G/U mismatch-specific DNA glycosylase produces MSLQPIPDHIKENLKVLFIGFNPSIRSSETGHHFANPNNRFWNILYEAGLTPRKFAPEEDVKLLELGYGLTNIVARPTKEAAEITKEEYQEGTLELQRKIITYKPRVLCFVGKGVYEEYSKNRRVKWGVQEYPIMPGVVEFVAPSSSGLIRMKQQDIVDIYKQLTQILQQINKLGGDVL; encoded by the coding sequence ATGAGTTTACAACCTATTCCTGATCATATAAAAGAGAATTTAAAGGTGTTGTTTATCGGGTTCAACCCAAGTATCCGTTCTTCAGAAACAGGGCACCATTTTGCTAATCCTAACAACAGGTTTTGGAATATATTATATGAAGCGGGGCTAACGCCGAGGAAGTTTGCACCAGAAGAAGATGTGAAGCTATTAGAACTAGGCTATGGTCTAACGAATATTGTGGCAAGGCCAACGAAAGAAGCGGCGGAAATTACAAAAGAGGAATATCAAGAAGGAACGCTAGAGCTACAGCGAAAAATCATTACATATAAACCGAGGGTACTTTGTTTTGTTGGCAAAGGTGTGTATGAAGAGTATAGTAAAAATAGAAGGGTGAAGTGGGGCGTTCAAGAATATCCTATCATGCCTGGTGTCGTCGAATTTGTAGCGCCGTCTTCCAGCGGGTTAATTCGCATGAAACAACAAGATATTGTTGATATCTATAAGCAATTGACTCAAATCCTTCAGCAAATTAACAAACTCGGAGGTGACGTTCTGTAG
- a CDS encoding (S)-benzoin forming benzil reductase, with protein MKYAIVTGSSKGLGASISSLLIKEKIHVIGVSRTNNDQLAQLANDYSITYEHVPCDLANPNQVESVFSEIAAKVYGQQPTLVYLINNAGIVDPIGRAGGHSAQDVVVHTTINFVAPVTATNIFLEKATAKTVIVNVTSGAAQRPISGWSLYCGTKAGLDLFTETVALEQADGDTGNLAILFNPGIMDTNMQATIRSSSSDAFKDVETFKQYKENNDLRDTEVVARALVSVILDVHNIENGKNYSIKDLV; from the coding sequence ATGAAGTATGCCATCGTAACAGGTAGTTCCAAAGGGTTAGGTGCTTCGATTAGTTCCTTACTTATAAAAGAGAAAATTCACGTTATTGGAGTATCAAGAACGAACAATGACCAGCTTGCTCAACTAGCAAATGATTATTCTATTACATATGAGCATGTACCTTGTGACCTAGCTAATCCAAACCAAGTAGAGTCAGTATTTTCCGAGATTGCTGCAAAAGTATATGGTCAACAACCTACGCTCGTTTATTTAATAAACAATGCGGGAATTGTGGACCCAATTGGGCGAGCTGGTGGGCATTCTGCACAAGATGTCGTTGTACATACAACTATCAATTTTGTTGCACCGGTGACCGCTACCAATATTTTTCTAGAAAAGGCCACAGCCAAAACCGTTATCGTAAACGTAACATCGGGTGCGGCTCAAAGACCAATCTCAGGCTGGAGTCTTTACTGTGGTACAAAAGCAGGGCTTGATTTGTTTACGGAAACCGTTGCACTGGAGCAAGCGGATGGTGATACTGGAAACCTAGCTATCCTATTCAATCCAGGGATTATGGATACGAATATGCAGGCTACGATTCGTTCCTCCAGTTCAGATGCATTCAAGGATGTGGAAACATTCAAGCAATACAAGGAAAATAACGACCTCCGCGATACAGAAGTAGTAGCACGAGCGCTGGTGTCTGTTATTTTGGATGTCCATAACATTGAAAATGGAAAGAACTACTCTATAAAAGATCTAGTTTAA
- a CDS encoding IS3 family transposase (programmed frameshift) produces MAKFTQENKLNAVQRYLEGNESYHSIGESLGTSSSVIMNWVAQYNLHGLEGLLKKSYASYSEQFKLKVLNYMIEHGTSPNETAAIFKISSPGMIRKWRILYEKGGVDALKPKKKGRTLMKKENKRDTQKQVPTDNSIEALKAEVKQLRMENEYPKKVEHLSSKQGKITKQDKAKIVYELRNDFSVKALITLADVPRSTYYYFVKQLDRPDKDAELKILIKEIYYEHKGRYGYRRIRDELVNRGYKVNHKKVQRIMKGLGLKSMVRMKKYRSYKGKVGKTAPNILDRNFKAEKPNEKWVTDITEFKLFGEKLYLSPILDLFNGEIITYTIGSRPTYSLVSNMLEKSFERLTDKDKLILHSDQGWHYQMRQYRHALKEQGITQSMSRKGNCYDNAVIENFFGIMKSEFLYLNEFDSIDHFKQELEEYMNYYNNKRIKTKLKGKSPVQFRTLAQQAA; encoded by the exons ATGGCTAAATTTACTCAAGAAAATAAATTAAATGCAGTTCAAAGATATTTAGAAGGTAATGAGAGTTATCATTCTATTGGAGAATCACTGGGGACGTCTTCAAGTGTGATAATGAACTGGGTGGCACAATATAATCTTCATGGTTTAGAGGGATTATTAAAGAAATCCTATGCAAGTTATTCAGAACAGTTTAAACTAAAAGTGCTTAACTATATGATTGAGCATGGGACGTCACCTAATGAAACAGCCGCGATTTTTAAAATCTCCTCTCCAGGTATGATTAGAAAATGGAGGATCCTTTATGAAAAAGGAGGAGTAGACGCCCTTAAACCGAAGAAAAAGGGGCGTACACTCATGAAAAAAGAAAATAAGAGAGATACACAAAAACAAGTACCAACTGATAATTCTATTGAAGCTCTCAAAGCTGAAGTAAAACAGCTACGAATGGAGAATGAGTATC CTAAAAAAGTTGAACACCTTAGTTCAAAACAAGGAAAAATCACCAAACAAGACAAAGCGAAAATAGTCTATGAACTAAGGAATGACTTCTCGGTGAAAGCACTTATAACGTTGGCAGATGTACCACGTAGTACGTACTACTACTTCGTTAAACAATTAGATCGTCCAGATAAAGATGCAGAACTAAAAATACTTATAAAAGAAATTTATTATGAACACAAAGGACGATATGGTTATCGTCGTATTCGAGATGAGCTTGTGAACCGTGGGTACAAAGTTAATCATAAAAAAGTTCAACGAATCATGAAGGGATTAGGTTTGAAAAGTATGGTTCGTATGAAGAAATATCGTTCTTATAAAGGGAAAGTAGGTAAGACAGCACCAAACATATTGGACCGTAACTTCAAGGCAGAAAAGCCAAATGAAAAATGGGTAACAGATATTACTGAGTTTAAATTATTTGGGGAGAAACTCTACCTATCTCCTATTCTTGATTTATTTAATGGTGAAATTATTACTTACACGATTGGTTCAAGACCTACATACTCACTTGTTTCAAACATGTTAGAGAAGTCTTTTGAACGATTAACAGATAAAGATAAGTTAATTCTTCACTCAGATCAAGGATGGCATTACCAAATGAGGCAGTATCGCCACGCCTTAAAGGAGCAAGGGATAACACAAAGTATGTCACGTAAGGGAAACTGTTATGACAACGCAGTGATAGAGAATTTCTTTGGAATTATGAAATCTGAATTTCTATACCTCAATGAATTTGATAGCATTGATCATTTTAAACAAGAACTTGAAGAATACATGAATTACTATAACAACAAACGTATTAAGACAAAATTAAAAGGCAAGAGTCCAGTACAATTCCGAACTCTTGCCCAACAAGCTGCTTAA
- a CDS encoding NUDIX hydrolase, translated as MEQKWLKWAKEIQALAQAGLAYSNNVYDSERYEQLRELSKEIMASYTSVSMEKLDELFTNEVGYQTPKVDIRAFIVENGKLLLVQEKIDGKWALPGGWADVGLSPSEIAVKESVEEANIVVKPKRVLAIYDYLKHEHPPSPYHVYKIFILCERTGGDLKGGLETHQVKFFSPDQLPELSVERNTKAQILQLWEDVSHNRQLTRLD; from the coding sequence ATGGAGCAGAAATGGTTGAAATGGGCAAAAGAAATACAAGCATTAGCTCAAGCAGGATTAGCTTACAGCAATAACGTATATGATAGCGAACGGTATGAACAATTAAGAGAATTATCGAAAGAAATAATGGCTAGCTATACATCTGTATCTATGGAGAAATTAGATGAGCTCTTCACAAATGAGGTTGGCTACCAGACACCAAAGGTCGATATTAGAGCATTTATTGTGGAAAACGGTAAATTGTTACTTGTCCAAGAGAAAATAGATGGAAAATGGGCATTGCCTGGTGGATGGGCAGATGTTGGATTATCTCCAAGTGAAATTGCTGTAAAAGAGTCCGTGGAGGAAGCCAATATAGTGGTTAAGCCTAAACGAGTTTTAGCAATCTATGATTACTTGAAACACGAGCATCCCCCTTCCCCATACCATGTCTATAAAATATTCATTCTTTGTGAGCGTACAGGTGGGGACTTAAAAGGCGGTTTAGAAACACATCAGGTGAAATTTTTCAGTCCTGACCAACTGCCAGAACTATCTGTAGAAAGAAACACGAAAGCACAAATTCTCCAGCTTTGGGAGGATGTTTCCCATAATCGACAACTCACTAGATTGGACTAA
- the abc-f gene encoding ribosomal protection-like ABC-F family protein encodes MRLLHAKDVAYPIGDRNLFQIPELSIHSGERIGLVGRNGQGKSMLLKYLLGMFGEESIVEQKGQIGYFKQLNDENQVDSHLSGGEKTMQKLAELFSESARIWFLDEPSNNLDWDRVEELEERLLTIDGAMVIVSHDRALLDKVCNRIWELEKGTLTEYNGNYSFYQQKKELEIKQQYQAHESYVKEKKRLEGRMLQKQQQASGMRKPPSRMGNSEWQLYKNKAAGKQKKVERVSKNIQKRLERLEKVEKPEEWESIQMDYNLLSPIHRRNILMAEELSKSIGERTLYSIPSIKLKTGSKTAIIGGNGVGKTTLINQLLSGDPSIDLSNNIKVGQFDQAIEKLPIEPSIYEYVEEGSHLPEHVIRAILGRMYFKGETVYKPIHVLSGGERVKVALAKLLVGDYNLLVLDEPTNHLDIHALQAVEGLIKDYPGTVLLVSHDRTFVEEVADCLWIVEDETVRTFQGSLQEFEESLEKPTFQATNDDQVALLTLENKLTDVISRLSLLKPQEDKEALEKEYEELVQKIRALKN; translated from the coding sequence GTGAGATTATTACATGCTAAAGACGTAGCGTATCCCATTGGCGATCGAAACTTGTTCCAAATTCCAGAGCTATCCATTCATTCAGGGGAACGAATTGGTTTAGTTGGGAGAAATGGACAAGGGAAATCCATGTTACTCAAATATTTATTAGGTATGTTTGGTGAAGAGTCCATTGTAGAACAAAAAGGGCAGATAGGATATTTCAAGCAGCTGAATGATGAAAATCAAGTAGATTCTCATTTAAGTGGTGGAGAAAAGACAATGCAAAAACTAGCAGAGCTATTTTCTGAATCTGCAAGAATCTGGTTTCTAGATGAGCCGTCCAATAATTTAGATTGGGATCGTGTAGAGGAGCTTGAGGAACGATTGCTAACGATAGATGGGGCAATGGTCATTGTTTCCCATGACAGGGCTTTATTAGACAAAGTATGTAATCGAATCTGGGAGCTAGAAAAAGGAACATTAACAGAGTATAACGGTAATTATTCCTTTTATCAGCAAAAGAAAGAGTTAGAAATCAAACAACAATATCAAGCCCATGAATCGTATGTGAAGGAGAAAAAAAGATTAGAGGGAAGAATGCTACAAAAACAACAGCAGGCGAGTGGAATGAGAAAACCACCTTCTAGAATGGGAAACTCAGAATGGCAGTTATATAAGAATAAGGCTGCAGGAAAACAAAAAAAGGTGGAAAGAGTTTCGAAAAATATTCAAAAACGTTTGGAGCGTTTGGAGAAAGTGGAGAAACCAGAGGAATGGGAAAGCATTCAGATGGACTATAACCTCCTTTCTCCAATTCATCGTCGGAACATCTTGATGGCTGAAGAGCTTTCAAAATCGATTGGAGAACGAACGCTGTATTCCATTCCTTCTATTAAGTTAAAAACTGGATCAAAAACGGCGATTATTGGAGGAAATGGAGTAGGAAAAACTACTTTAATTAACCAGCTATTATCGGGCGACCCATCCATTGATCTATCCAACAATATAAAAGTTGGTCAATTTGATCAAGCCATAGAAAAACTTCCTATAGAGCCGTCTATATACGAATACGTGGAAGAGGGAAGTCATCTCCCAGAACATGTCATTCGAGCTATCCTCGGAAGAATGTACTTTAAGGGGGAAACGGTTTATAAACCAATCCATGTATTGAGTGGTGGGGAACGGGTAAAGGTTGCCTTGGCGAAATTGTTAGTTGGGGACTACAACCTATTAGTTTTGGACGAACCGACGAATCATTTAGATATTCATGCATTACAGGCGGTGGAAGGTTTAATCAAGGATTATCCTGGTACCGTACTACTCGTATCCCATGATCGAACCTTTGTGGAGGAAGTGGCGGATTGTTTATGGATAGTTGAAGACGAAACAGTGCGAACCTTTCAAGGTTCATTACAAGAATTTGAAGAATCGTTGGAAAAACCAACCTTTCAAGCAACTAATGATGACCAAGTAGCTTTGTTAACTCTGGAGAATAAACTAACGGATGTCATAAGTCGGCTTAGCTTGTTAAAACCACAGGAGGATAAGGAAGCGTTAGAGAAAGAATATGAAGAGCTTGTTCAAAAGATACGAGCTTTGAAGAATTGA
- a CDS encoding DUF3953 domain-containing protein, translating to MLLCLGLMFLVMGLEEFKKRKKAQGWLMVSIKGFRWI from the coding sequence ATGCTGTTATGCTTAGGACTCATGTTCTTGGTTATGGGATTAGAAGAATTTAAGAAAAGGAAAAAGGCTCAGGGATGGTTAATGGTTTCTATAAAAGGATTTAGGTGGATCTAA
- a CDS encoding GNAT family N-acetyltransferase has product MRIREIEEKDNQAMERIIKRSLESFELDIPGTAYFDPQLSDLAQYYKQQANAKYWVALNEQEKVVGGVGIAPFGKKEGVCELQKLYVSPNAQGKGLSKLLMKAALDFAKKHYTFCYLETMQKLKVANLLYKKLGFEKLEKALDESEHSTMDTWYVKDLSK; this is encoded by the coding sequence ATGCGGATTCGAGAAATAGAAGAAAAGGATAATCAAGCAATGGAGCGGATTATTAAACGCTCTTTGGAATCATTTGAATTAGATATTCCAGGTACAGCCTATTTTGATCCCCAGCTAAGCGATTTAGCACAATACTATAAGCAACAAGCAAATGCTAAGTATTGGGTTGCACTAAATGAACAGGAAAAAGTCGTAGGTGGAGTAGGTATTGCCCCTTTTGGAAAAAAAGAAGGAGTATGTGAGCTCCAAAAGTTATATGTTTCCCCTAATGCGCAAGGAAAAGGTTTGTCTAAGCTTTTGATGAAAGCTGCACTCGACTTTGCGAAAAAACATTATACATTTTGCTATCTTGAAACCATGCAGAAGCTTAAAGTAGCTAATCTGTTATACAAAAAATTAGGATTCGAAAAACTGGAGAAAGCTCTCGATGAATCCGAACATAGTACGATGGATACTTGGTATGTAAAAGACTTATCGAAATAA
- a CDS encoding GNAT family N-acetyltransferase, whose product MNIRLITEQDAEQCWQLRLEALKEEPDAFITTYEEALSRENLVEQLKERLQNPEQRFFGAFLDDQLVGNVTLVHKTHPKFAHKAELIAMYVSKEHRNLQIGTKLLKEAIRYGKDGGLEQLQLCVVATNQKAVHVYQKLGFEIYGTERQAIKIEDRYLDEYLMVYNLKQ is encoded by the coding sequence ATGAACATTCGCCTAATCACAGAACAAGACGCCGAACAATGCTGGCAGCTTCGTCTAGAAGCATTAAAAGAAGAGCCTGATGCGTTCATTACTACCTATGAGGAAGCACTATCTCGTGAGAACCTAGTCGAACAACTAAAGGAGCGTCTACAAAACCCCGAACAACGATTTTTTGGTGCGTTTCTTGATGATCAACTTGTAGGAAATGTAACACTTGTTCATAAAACCCATCCTAAGTTTGCACATAAAGCAGAGCTCATAGCGATGTACGTGTCAAAAGAACATCGCAATCTACAAATTGGAACAAAATTACTCAAGGAAGCTATCCGTTATGGAAAGGATGGTGGCCTTGAACAGCTTCAGTTATGCGTAGTTGCAACGAATCAAAAAGCAGTTCATGTTTATCAAAAGCTTGGGTTTGAGATATATGGTACAGAGCGACAGGCGATAAAAATAGAGGATCGCTATTTAGATGAGTACTTGATGGTATATAATCTGAAACAATAA
- the map gene encoding type I methionyl aminopeptidase — protein MITRKSSREIALMQEAGKLLAQCHKEIAKRIKPGVTTNEIDDFVEEFLAKHGATPEQKGYNGYEYATCASINDEICHGFPRNEPLKNGDIVTIDMVVNLNGGLADSAWTYAVGEVDEQTQKLLEVTKTSLYKGIEQATAGKRIGDIGHAIQTYAEGEGFSVVKDFTGHGIGPTIHEEPHIPHFGEAGKGQRLKEGMVITIEPMINIGAWESQMDDNNWTARTIDGSYSAQYEHTLVITKDKPIIITDQDNL, from the coding sequence ATGATTACAAGAAAAAGCAGTCGTGAAATCGCATTAATGCAAGAGGCGGGTAAACTTCTTGCTCAATGTCATAAAGAAATAGCGAAACGAATTAAGCCAGGCGTAACGACAAACGAAATTGATGATTTCGTAGAGGAATTTTTAGCAAAGCATGGTGCAACACCTGAGCAAAAAGGCTATAACGGGTATGAATATGCAACCTGTGCCTCTATTAATGATGAGATTTGTCATGGTTTCCCTAGAAATGAACCTTTAAAAAATGGGGATATTGTAACGATTGATATGGTAGTAAACTTAAATGGTGGATTAGCTGATTCGGCATGGACCTACGCGGTAGGGGAAGTAGACGAACAGACGCAAAAGCTATTAGAGGTAACGAAAACTTCTTTGTATAAAGGAATAGAGCAAGCAACAGCAGGCAAACGAATCGGTGATATAGGCCATGCTATTCAAACGTATGCTGAAGGTGAAGGATTCTCTGTTGTAAAAGACTTTACTGGTCATGGAATTGGACCTACCATCCATGAAGAACCACACATTCCACATTTTGGCGAAGCAGGGAAAGGGCAACGCTTGAAAGAAGGAATGGTTATAACGATTGAACCGATGATTAATATTGGGGCCTGGGAAAGTCAAATGGATGATAACAATTGGACGGCACGTACGATTGACGGATCATATTCTGCCCAATACGAGCACACATTGGTCATTACAAAGGATAAGCCGATTATTATAACAGATCAAGATAATCTGTAA
- a CDS encoding AzlD domain-containing protein, whose amino-acid sequence MALVTLIPRFVPAYIVDKVHFPNWVNRWLNAIPYAALGALIFPGILTVIPDKPHIGFFGALTAVVLSFFGLNVIIAVIGAILTVYVLTM is encoded by the coding sequence ATGGCATTAGTGACACTTATTCCTCGGTTTGTTCCAGCTTATATTGTCGACAAAGTCCATTTTCCAAATTGGGTGAATCGTTGGCTAAACGCGATTCCCTACGCAGCATTAGGCGCGTTAATATTTCCTGGAATCCTAACCGTTATTCCGGATAAGCCACATATCGGGTTCTTTGGAGCGTTAACAGCCGTCGTATTATCATTTTTTGGACTTAATGTTATTATTGCAGTCATTGGGGCTATCTTGACCGTTTATGTATTGACCATGTAA